Proteins from a genomic interval of Crassostrea angulata isolate pt1a10 chromosome 7, ASM2561291v2, whole genome shotgun sequence:
- the LOC128157257 gene encoding beta-1,3-galactosyl-O-glycosyl-glycoprotein beta-1,6-N-acetylglucosaminyltransferase-like, whose amino-acid sequence MRRQSLQLRQCFCGFLVALTIILITNPYLIGDVNQIQQPHHRRQQQRQHVSEQKDRVRHIPAVPKKSAVVCVSCQEPGPRRLVADVDCRRIIEGDENYIKNVSKLMKNKKFKFKSDAEIADIAKNCDKFVRHYDYRNFYVTREELDFPIAYSLLTFKDAIQTELLLRSIYRPHNVYCIHIDKSADQSLHRAMKNIANCLQNVFIASKLEDVVYGDISRLRADINCMSDLMDFHSVQWKYFINLPHQQYPLKTNSEIVKILKIYNGANDVEGITKPSRMFRIRYLKSYRVEKGKLHNTGKAKGPPPHNISVVKGSAYGTFSRAFVNFTLHDKMAKDVLQWCEDVSSPDEYFWATLNFNKKIEAPGGYPAVPDQKPWLSTFAAWGGVHPCHGKYVRGVCVFGLGDLTELVSRKELFVNKFYYYYQPYALQCLEEWHFNNTFSVLPFKTHYYKTLPFIIR is encoded by the exons ATGCGCAGGCAATCCTTACAGCTGCGCCAATGTTTCTGTGGGTTCTTGGTAGCGCTAACGATCATTCTCATCACCAACCCCTATCTCATAGGCGACGTCAACCAAATTCAACAGCCCCATCATCGGCGGCAGCAGCAGCGGCAGCATGTCTCTGAGCAAAAGGACAGAGTCCGACACATCCCAGCGGTGCCCAAAAAATCAGCGGTGGTTTGTGTGTCGTGCCAAGAGCCCGGTCCTCGCCGACTTGTGGCAGACGTCGATTGTCGGCGAATCATCGAAGGCgatgaaaattatattaaaaacgtCAGCAAGTTGATGAAAAACAAGAAATTTAAGTTTAAAAGTGATGCAGAAATAGCCGACATTGCTAAAAACTGCGATAAATTTGTAAGGCACTATGACTACCGGAATTTCTACGTAACAAGAGAGGAATTGGATTTTCCTATTGCATACAGTCTGTTAACTTTCAAAGATGCTATACAAACTGAACTTCTTCTTCGATCAATATATAGACCCCACAATGTTTACTGTATTCATATAGATAAAAGTGCCGATCAATCGCTACATAGGGCAATGAAAAATATTGCAAACTGCCTCCAAAATGTGTTCATTGCCTCCAAGCTTGAGGACGTTGTCTATGGAGATATAAGTCGTCTGCGAGCGGATATCAACTGTATGTCTGACTTGATGGACTTTCATTCTGTGCAAtggaaatattttatcaatttaccGCATCAGCAATATCCACTGAAGACAAATtcggaaattgtgaaaattttaaaaatatataatggtgCTAATGATGTTGAGGGCATTACGAAACCCTCAAGAATGTTCCGAATTCGCTACCTAAAATCCTATAGAGTAGAAAAAGGCAAGTTACACAATACTGGTAAAGCCAAGGGTCCACCGCCTCACAACATCAGTGTGGTAAAAGGGAGCGCATACGGGACATTTAGTCGGGCTTTCGTTAATTTCACACTTCATGATAAAATGGCGAAAGACGTTTTACAATGGTGCGAGGATGTGTCCAGTCCCGATGAATATTTCTGGGCCACTCTGAATTTTAACAAGAAGATCGAAGCTCCAGGTGGATATCCAG CTGTTCCTGACCAGAAGCCTTGGCTGTCTACCTTTGCTGCTTGGGGTGGTGTGCACCCCTGCCACGGAAAGTATGTCCGGGGGGTATGCGTGTTCGGCCTGGGGGACCTGACTGAGCTCGTGTCAAGAAAGGAACTGTTTGTCAACAAGTTTTATTACTACTACCAGCCGTATGCTCTTCAGTGTCTAGAGGAATGGCACTTCAACAATACCTTCAGTGTGTTACCATTCAAAACTCATTACTATAAAACACTACCGTTCATTATTAGATAG